The Synechococcales cyanobacterium CNB genome includes a window with the following:
- a CDS encoding S9 family peptidase, which translates to MRQAPPLLPIVAVLLAAPSLALAQAAPRYTARQFYDTVAVGGPSFTHDGSRIVYHSDASGVFNVYSVPFGGGEPTQLTFSRDHAHFAVSTFPEDDRVLFTADQGGNELNHLFVLLPDGTTHDLTPGENLKAQFLGWSGDETAFYVLTNERDPRHFDLYRYDADDYTRTLYFENTEGWSIGAVSRDCRWVALTKTHTNADSDVYLADVTTGEARLVTPHEPPVSHGVAAFTPDSTTLIFTSNADSEFVHTRTFVLAGVPQGERNHRVLDRADWDVAFTSFSRDGRYRVVAVNADARTVLRAEEWPSRTPLALPEFPRGDVTGITFSRDGKRVALVVNGDTSPANIYSAELGSGQVHQITRSLSPAMKQEHLVESEVVRYPSFDGVEIPSLLYRPHGASAQNKAPALVWVHGGPGGQSRTGYNALVQFLVNQGYAVLAVNNRGSSGYGKTFFHMDDRDHGGGDLKDCVHARTYLASLDWIDPDRIAIIGGSYGGFIVAAALTFHPEAFDAGVNIFGVTNWVRTLESIPPWWAAFRDSLYAEMGDPATDRERLHAISPLFHAGNIVRPLMVIQGANDPRVLKAESDDLVAAARENGATVDYLVFDDEGHGFLKKENRITAAERIAAFLEAHLRGE; encoded by the coding sequence GTGCGTCAAGCCCCCCCATTGCTGCCGATCGTTGCCGTGCTGCTCGCTGCGCCGTCTCTCGCGCTGGCCCAGGCAGCGCCGCGCTACACCGCCCGTCAGTTCTACGACACGGTCGCGGTGGGCGGGCCGTCGTTCACGCACGACGGGTCGAGGATCGTCTATCACTCGGACGCCTCCGGGGTGTTCAACGTGTACTCGGTGCCGTTCGGGGGTGGCGAGCCGACGCAGCTCACGTTCTCCAGGGACCACGCGCACTTCGCCGTCTCGACGTTCCCCGAGGACGACCGCGTCCTGTTCACCGCCGACCAGGGCGGGAACGAGCTGAACCACCTGTTCGTGCTGCTGCCCGACGGCACGACGCACGACCTGACGCCCGGGGAGAACCTCAAGGCCCAGTTCCTCGGGTGGTCCGGCGACGAGACAGCCTTCTACGTCCTGACCAACGAGCGCGACCCGCGGCACTTCGACCTGTACCGTTATGACGCGGACGACTACACGCGCACGCTCTACTTCGAGAACACCGAGGGCTGGTCGATCGGCGCGGTCAGTCGGGACTGCCGGTGGGTTGCGCTCACGAAGACCCACACCAACGCGGACTCGGACGTCTACCTGGCTGACGTGACGACGGGCGAGGCGAGGCTCGTCACGCCGCACGAGCCGCCCGTGAGCCACGGCGTCGCGGCGTTCACGCCGGACAGCACGACACTCATCTTCACTTCGAACGCAGACTCGGAGTTCGTCCACACCCGCACCTTCGTCCTTGCGGGCGTCCCCCAGGGTGAACGCAACCACCGCGTGCTGGACCGGGCCGACTGGGACGTGGCGTTCACGTCGTTCTCGCGCGACGGCCGGTACCGCGTGGTCGCCGTGAACGCGGACGCGCGGACCGTCCTGCGTGCGGAGGAGTGGCCCTCGCGCACCCCGCTCGCCCTGCCCGAGTTCCCTCGCGGCGACGTGACCGGCATCACGTTCTCTCGGGACGGCAAGCGGGTCGCGCTGGTCGTGAACGGCGACACCTCCCCCGCGAACATCTACTCCGCCGAGCTCGGCTCGGGGCAGGTCCACCAGATCACGCGATCGCTCAGCCCCGCCATGAAGCAGGAGCACCTCGTCGAGAGCGAGGTCGTGCGCTATCCGTCATTCGACGGTGTGGAGATCCCGTCGCTGCTCTACCGTCCCCACGGGGCGTCGGCGCAGAACAAGGCGCCCGCGCTCGTGTGGGTGCATGGCGGGCCTGGCGGGCAGAGCCGCACAGGCTACAACGCCCTCGTCCAGTTCCTCGTGAACCAGGGGTACGCGGTGCTGGCCGTCAACAACCGTGGCTCGTCCGGCTACGGCAAGACGTTCTTCCACATGGACGACCGCGACCACGGCGGGGGCGACCTGAAGGACTGCGTCCACGCGCGAACGTACCTCGCATCGCTCGACTGGATCGACCCGGACCGTATCGCCATCATCGGCGGCTCCTACGGCGGGTTCATCGTCGCCGCCGCGCTCACCTTCCACCCCGAGGCCTTCGACGCGGGCGTCAACATCTTCGGCGTGACCAACTGGGTGCGGACGCTGGAGTCCATCCCGCCGTGGTGGGCGGCGTTCCGCGACTCGCTCTACGCCGAGATGGGCGACCCGGCGACCGACCGCGAACGCCTGCACGCCATCTCGCCGCTCTTCCATGCGGGGAACATCGTCCGCCCGCTCATGGTCATCCAGGGCGCGAACGACCCGCGCGTGCTGAAGGCGGAATCGGACGACCTCGTCGCCGCCGCACGCGAGAACGGGGCGACCGTGGACTACCTCGTCTTCGACGACGAGGGGCACGGGTTCCTGAAGAAGGAGAACCGCATCACGGCCGCGGAGCGTATCGCCGCATTCCTCGAAGCCCACCTTCGCGGCGAGTGA
- a CDS encoding DUF1028 domain-containing protein, with amino-acid sequence MHGTIVRAPVAALALSVAAGAASATWSIVLIDTRTGEIALGSATCLTTFDLQAGTPVLIPRLGGATAQSFVDQGGFNRTFIRDRLLEGVPTDEIIALLAGFDPTHHTRQYGLADVHGNATTFTGSGAGSWAGGQTGRVGDVVYAVQGNVLAGEPVVSQCVVAIENALLNGADLAEAMMIGMQEARVWGGDGRCNCGNPADGCGSPPDGWDPETGKSAHIAYMLVARDGDGFGCNGMYRASSQPRTVSLGDMDGDGRTDVVVANSQQGRVSIHFNISNGSPYAMFAPQPHVYSVGGGARAAAVALVNNDPHPDIVTADASLGRVSTLLNLGNGFFVPGTPVTVGGSPQDIVAADFDGVHGDDAALVSSTDSSVKVLLNSGGSLGAATSIPVGGVPTSIATADFNLDGHPDLIVADETGDRVVVLINNGAGAFTIAHDMPVGDRPFAIAAGDLDNDGRPDIATANFNDGTATILFNRPGGFERTDLANPTRPTAVAIADLDGDGVNDLVVTDSQSFTFTVFLGTDGGFPVKDRTYREMRNPNRIAVHDFNGDGRMDLAANSSGLNALTVVSGADPRHGTGLFADGAGCATADYYMEFNVAFQSQQSPDPVVQLQVLYDAWRADLIGRPDAVRSAPHFSTDRLPLGATATLTIDARDWMDAPVGPGLAVAVEHAPDSAGIAKANAAIDNGDGTYTVELSTEDAPPGSRGVDRYLVLIDDGRSTRPVILMPRPELRIVSATADWNGDGVVDTRDLIAFLSDFAAMDARADLNGDTTIDSRDAVLFLNAWAGN; translated from the coding sequence ATGCACGGGACCATCGTTCGCGCGCCTGTTGCCGCACTCGCCCTTTCGGTCGCCGCCGGAGCCGCCTCCGCCACATGGTCGATCGTCCTCATCGACACGCGGACGGGCGAGATCGCGCTCGGCTCGGCGACGTGCCTCACCACCTTCGACCTGCAGGCCGGCACGCCCGTGCTGATCCCTCGGCTGGGCGGAGCGACAGCGCAGTCGTTCGTGGACCAGGGCGGGTTCAATCGGACCTTCATCCGCGACCGCCTGCTCGAAGGCGTGCCCACCGACGAGATCATTGCCCTGCTCGCGGGCTTCGATCCCACGCACCACACGCGCCAGTACGGCTTGGCCGACGTGCACGGGAACGCGACGACTTTCACGGGTTCGGGAGCGGGTTCGTGGGCGGGCGGGCAGACGGGGCGCGTGGGCGACGTGGTGTACGCTGTGCAGGGCAACGTGCTCGCAGGCGAGCCGGTCGTCTCGCAGTGCGTCGTCGCCATCGAGAACGCGCTGCTCAACGGCGCCGACCTCGCCGAAGCCATGATGATCGGCATGCAGGAGGCGCGCGTCTGGGGCGGCGACGGACGCTGCAACTGCGGCAACCCCGCCGACGGCTGCGGCTCGCCGCCGGACGGGTGGGACCCGGAGACCGGAAAGTCCGCCCACATCGCCTACATGCTCGTCGCCCGCGACGGCGACGGCTTCGGGTGCAACGGCATGTACCGCGCCTCCAGCCAGCCGCGCACCGTCTCGCTGGGCGACATGGACGGCGACGGACGAACGGACGTGGTGGTGGCGAACTCGCAGCAGGGCCGCGTCTCCATTCACTTCAACATCAGCAACGGCTCGCCATACGCCATGTTCGCCCCGCAGCCCCACGTCTACAGCGTCGGCGGCGGGGCACGCGCCGCGGCCGTTGCCCTCGTCAACAACGATCCGCATCCCGACATCGTCACCGCTGACGCCTCCCTCGGCAGGGTGAGCACCCTGCTCAACCTCGGCAACGGGTTCTTTGTTCCCGGTACGCCCGTTACCGTTGGCGGCTCGCCCCAGGACATCGTCGCCGCGGACTTCGACGGCGTGCACGGCGACGACGCCGCGCTCGTCTCGTCCACCGACTCATCCGTGAAGGTGCTGTTGAACTCCGGCGGCTCGCTCGGCGCGGCGACTTCCATCCCCGTCGGCGGCGTGCCCACCTCGATCGCCACGGCCGACTTCAACCTCGACGGGCATCCCGATCTCATCGTCGCGGATGAGACGGGCGATCGCGTGGTCGTGCTCATCAACAACGGCGCCGGCGCGTTCACGATCGCACACGACATGCCCGTCGGCGATCGACCCTTCGCCATCGCCGCGGGCGACCTCGACAACGACGGAAGACCCGATATCGCGACGGCGAACTTCAACGACGGGACGGCGACGATCCTTTTCAACAGGCCGGGGGGGTTCGAGCGAACGGACCTCGCCAACCCCACGCGACCCACTGCCGTCGCCATCGCGGACCTCGACGGCGACGGCGTCAACGACCTCGTCGTCACCGACTCGCAGTCGTTCACCTTCACCGTCTTCCTCGGAACCGACGGCGGCTTCCCCGTCAAGGATCGAACCTACCGCGAGATGCGCAATCCCAACCGCATCGCCGTCCACGACTTCAACGGCGATGGCCGCATGGACCTGGCCGCGAACTCCAGCGGACTCAATGCGCTGACGGTCGTCAGCGGTGCGGACCCACGGCACGGCACCGGACTCTTCGCCGACGGCGCGGGCTGCGCGACCGCAGACTACTACATGGAGTTCAACGTCGCCTTCCAGTCCCAGCAAAGCCCCGATCCCGTCGTCCAGTTGCAGGTCCTCTACGACGCCTGGCGGGCCGACCTCATCGGCAGGCCGGACGCCGTGCGCTCCGCGCCGCACTTCAGCACCGACCGGCTCCCCCTCGGCGCAACCGCGACGCTCACCATCGACGCCCGGGACTGGATGGACGCCCCAGTCGGGCCAGGGCTGGCGGTTGCCGTCGAGCACGCGCCGGACTCGGCCGGGATCGCGAAGGCAAACGCCGCGATCGACAACGGTGACGGCACCTACACGGTGGAACTCTCCACCGAGGACGCGCCACCCGGCTCCCGCGGCGTCGATCGGTATCTCGTGCTGATCGACGACGGGCGGAGCACAAGGCCCGTGATCCTCATGCCCAGGCCCGAACTGCGCATCGTCTCCGCGACCGCCGACTGGAACGGCGACGGCGTCGTGGACACGCGCGACCTCATCGCGTTCCTCTCCGACTTCGCCGCCATGGACGCAAGGGCCGATCTCAACGGCGACACCACCATCGACTCGCGCGACGCCGTCCTGTTCCTCAACGCCTGGGCCGGGAACTGA
- a CDS encoding AAA family ATPase, whose protein sequence is MRERRPATPPRPANECGMRIACRRPPSSCRSSRGPDGPVFGTGGSEVPVMFSEQRLGARAAARRSPPHVYTPGVADASLTIPKAADSKARQRLRTLGRGNTKGVSWFCTVGAAVRVRCAVFAAGIGGRCWFVLCTGKGIRLCSPSMGVSDLDRIECLIRARHPCVTIVTNEESEALHLVVAASLTLDRPLWRWSVLEGLTDGRMSGGQAEPETEHPAAALYHLARQRGPLTAVTLDLADHLEDARTLRALRALLTCMERDGGTLVMIDHLDRLPGSVASFATRFDLSLPDEAELERIVRRVVREEHRERPIEIDLSKRALRAIVRNLRGLTRRQAAFVVRDVVNEDRRLDEEDLNGVIARKRQLLSAGGGLEYIEAPTDLDQIGGLNALKRWLSERSVAFEEEAPSHGISPPRGVLLLGVQGAGKSLSAKAIATAWRQPLFRMDPSTLYDRYIGESERRLRDALRQAEAMSPMVLWIDEIEKGFAGAASTSTDGGLSRRMFGSLLTWMQDHRAPVFVVATANDVEALPPELLRKGRFDEIFFVDLPGARARRMIFEIHLKKRGRDPSALDLDAIAAASEGFSGAEIEQAVISAVTSAHARKRSLDTDALLAAVRSSPPLSVTMREKVDGLRRWAKGRCVEAE, encoded by the coding sequence ATGCGGGAGCGACGGCCAGCAACGCCGCCGCGGCCAGCAAACGAGTGCGGAATGCGAATCGCATGTCGACGACCTCCTTCTTCCTGCCGGTCGAGTCGCGGACCGGACGGGCCGGTGTTTGGCACGGGCGGCTCGGAAGTGCCCGTGATGTTCTCGGAACAACGACTCGGTGCGCGAGCGGCGGCGCGACGGAGTCCCCCTCATGTCTACACGCCGGGGGTCGCCGATGCCAGTCTCACGATCCCGAAAGCAGCCGACAGCAAGGCTCGGCAGCGTCTGCGGACCTTGGGGCGCGGAAACACCAAAGGCGTGTCGTGGTTCTGTACGGTCGGCGCGGCTGTGCGGGTCCGCTGCGCCGTTTTCGCTGCGGGAATCGGGGGAAGATGCTGGTTCGTGTTGTGTACGGGAAAGGGGATTCGGCTATGCTCGCCGTCGATGGGTGTCTCAGACTTGGACCGAATCGAGTGCCTGATCCGGGCACGCCACCCGTGCGTGACGATCGTGACGAACGAGGAGTCGGAGGCACTGCACCTGGTCGTCGCCGCGTCATTGACGCTGGACCGGCCGCTGTGGCGGTGGTCGGTGCTCGAGGGCTTGACGGACGGGCGAATGTCGGGCGGACAGGCGGAGCCGGAGACGGAGCACCCTGCGGCCGCGCTCTACCACCTGGCCCGGCAGCGCGGCCCGCTCACGGCGGTCACGCTCGACCTGGCGGACCACCTGGAGGACGCGCGCACGCTGCGGGCGTTGCGGGCGCTGCTTACCTGCATGGAGCGCGACGGCGGGACGCTGGTGATGATCGACCACCTCGACCGGCTGCCCGGGTCTGTCGCATCGTTCGCGACGCGGTTCGACCTCTCGCTGCCGGACGAGGCGGAACTGGAGCGGATCGTCCGCCGCGTCGTGCGCGAGGAGCATCGGGAGCGACCGATCGAGATCGACCTGAGCAAGCGGGCGTTGCGGGCGATCGTCCGCAACCTGCGCGGCCTCACCCGACGGCAGGCGGCGTTCGTGGTGCGCGACGTCGTCAACGAGGACCGCAGACTCGACGAGGAGGACCTGAACGGCGTCATCGCCCGCAAGCGGCAGCTCCTCTCCGCCGGCGGCGGACTCGAATACATCGAAGCGCCGACCGACCTGGACCAGATCGGCGGCCTGAACGCGCTCAAGCGATGGCTCTCGGAGCGGAGCGTCGCGTTCGAGGAGGAGGCGCCCTCGCACGGCATCTCGCCCCCCCGGGGCGTCCTGCTGCTGGGCGTGCAGGGCGCGGGCAAGAGCCTCTCGGCCAAGGCGATCGCGACCGCGTGGCGCCAGCCGCTCTTCCGCATGGACCCCAGCACGCTCTACGACAGGTACATCGGCGAGAGCGAACGCCGCCTGCGCGACGCGCTCCGGCAGGCCGAAGCGATGAGCCCGATGGTCCTCTGGATCGACGAGATCGAGAAGGGGTTCGCGGGCGCGGCATCGACCTCGACGGACGGGGGGCTGAGCCGGCGCATGTTCGGCTCACTCCTCACCTGGATGCAGGACCACCGGGCGCCCGTCTTCGTCGTCGCCACCGCCAACGACGTCGAGGCCCTGCCGCCCGAACTGCTTCGCAAGGGTCGCTTTGACGAGATCTTCTTCGTGGACCTGCCTGGGGCGCGGGCGCGACGGATGATCTTCGAGATTCACCTGAAGAAGCGAGGACGTGATCCGTCGGCGCTCGACCTCGACGCCATCGCCGCGGCGAGTGAGGGCTTCTCCGGCGCGGAGATCGAGCAGGCCGTCATCTCCGCGGTCACGAGCGCGCACGCACGGAAGAGAAGCCTCGACACGGATGCACTGCTCGCGGCGGTACGGTCCTCGCCTCCGCTGTCGGTGACAATGCGCGAGAAGGTCGATGGGCTTCGGCGCTGGGCGAAGGGGAGGTGCGTGGAGGCGGAGTGA